The following coding sequences lie in one Rhinolophus ferrumequinum isolate MPI-CBG mRhiFer1 chromosome 16, mRhiFer1_v1.p, whole genome shotgun sequence genomic window:
- the ENTPD1 gene encoding ectonucleoside triphosphate diphosphohydrolase 1 — MEDVKDSKLKRFCSRNILIILGFSSVIAVIALIAVGLTQNKPLPENVKYGIVLDAGSSHTTLYIYEWPAEKENDTGVVNQIEECQVQGPGISKYAQKLDEIGTYLTDCMEKARKVIPKSRHQETPVYLGATAGMRLLSAENERLADNVLAKVKQSLDSYPFNFQGARIITGTEEGAYGWITINYLLGKFIKKLRWLNLMPNENDSQETYGALDLGGASTQITFVPQNQTIESPQNALYFRLYGKDYSVYTHSFLCYGKDQALLQKLAKDIRGTDGILRDPCFNRGYNRVINVSELRDSPCTRKFETTLPFQPLTIQGTGNFQQCQQSIFKLFNTSYCPYSHCSFNNIFLPPLHGQFGAFSAYYYVMKFLNLTSEEPPSQEKVIDVVQEFCSRSWEELKIHFGEVKEKYLSEYCFSGAYIISLLQRGYHFTPESWKNIHFMGKIRSSDVGWTLGYMLNLTNMIPAEQPLSAPLSHATYIFLMVLFSLILVAAALTGLFIFRKPSYFWKDMV, encoded by the exons TATGGGATTGTGCTGGATGCAGGCTCTTCTCACACGACTTTGTACATCTATGAATGGCCAGCAGAAAAGGAGAATGACACAGGGGTGGTGAATCAGATAGAAGAGTGCCAGGTACAAG GTCCTGGAATCTCAAAATATGCTCAGAAATTAGATGAAATAGGCACTTATCTGACTGACTGCATGGAAAAAGCCAGGAAAGTGATTCCAAAGTCCCGGCACCAAGAGACACCTGTCTACCTGGGAGCCACGGCAGGCATGCGATTGCTCAG CGCAGAAAATGAACGGTTGGCGGACAACGTCCTGGCTAAGGTGAAGCAGAGCCTCGACAGCTACCCCTTTAACTTCCAAGGTGCCAGAATCATCACTGGCACAGAAGAAGGTGCTTATGGCTGGATTACTATCAACTATCTGCTGGGAAAATTCATCAAG AAATTGAGGTGGCTCAACCTGATGCCAAATGAAAATGATAGTCAAGAAACTTACGGAGCTTTAGACCTTGGGGGAGCCTCTACGCAAATCACTTTTGTGCCCCAAAACCAAACTATTGAGTCTCCACAGAATGCTCTGTACTTTCGTCTATATGGCAAGGACTacagtgtatacacacacagctTCTTGTGTTATGGGAAGGATCAAGCTCTCTTGCAGAAACTGGCCAAGGACATTCGG GGTACAGACGGAATTCTCAGGGACCCATGTTTTAACCGTGGATACAACAGGGTCATAAATGTAAGTGAACTCCGTGACAGCCCCTGCACCAGGAAATTTGAGACGACTCTTCCATTCCAGCCGTTGACAATCCAGGGCACTGGAAACTTTCAACAATGCCAGCAAAGCATCTTTAAACTCTTCAACACCAGTTACTGCCCTTACTCCCACTGTtccttcaataatatttttttgccTCCACTCCACGGGCAATTTGGG GCATTTTCAGCTTATTACTATGTGATGAAGTTTTTAAACCTTACGTCAGAGGAACCCCCCTCTCAGGAAAAGGTGATTGACGTAGTGCAAGAGTTCTGCTCTCGGTCTTGGGAAGAG CTGAAGATACATTTTGGTGAAGTGAAGGAGAAGTACCTGAGTGAATACTGCTTTTCCGGAGCATACATTATCTCTCTCCTTCAGAGGGGTTATCACTTCACACCTGAGTCCTGGAAGAATATTCATTTCATGGGCAAG ATCCGGAGCAGTGACGTGGGATGGACTTTGGGCTACATGCTGAACCTGACCAACATGATCCCAGCGGAGCAGCCGCTGTCCGCACCTCTCTCCCACGCCACCTATATCTTCCTCATGGTCCTCTTCTCGCTGATCCTGGTCGCAGCGGCCCTCACAGGCCTATTTATCTTTCGCAAGCCTTCATATTTCTGGAAAGATATGGTATAG